The proteins below are encoded in one region of Hordeum vulgare subsp. vulgare chromosome 3H, MorexV3_pseudomolecules_assembly, whole genome shotgun sequence:
- the LOC123444637 gene encoding uncharacterized protein LOC123444637, which produces MAPAALSATVLRVSAGVRTAVAAPAGVLRFGKTACLHSGHSEGQAVLRSNALLLRPVGQRRRSALRSSVDDSKATDDKVEFGYSRKDVLLIGVGVTLLGYGLKSGLEFLGVDPLQAGNVVQLFIVLGMTVGWISSYMIRVANKDMTYATQLRNYEKQVMEKRLESLSEAELQVLLEQVEEEKERLPPMRRDQGITINRKTEDQTTAN; this is translated from the exons ATGGCGCCAGCAGCCCTGTCGGCCACCGTCCTTCGCGTCTCTGCCGGTGTTAGGACCGCCGTCGCCGCACCCGCCGGCGTACTCCGGTTTGGCAAGACGGCTTGCCTGCACTCCGGCCACTCTG AGGGCCAAGCTGTGCTGCGATCGAACGCGCTGCTGCTGAGGCCCGTGGGACAGAGGAGGCGCTCGGCGCTGAGAAGCAGCGTGGATGACTCCAAAGCCACGGATGACAAG GTGGAGTTCGGGTACTCGAGGAAAGACGTGCTGCTGATCGGCGTCGGCGTCACCCTCCTCGGCTACGGCCTCAAGTCCGGCCTCGAG TTCCTCGGCGTCGACCCCTTGCAAGCCGGCAACGTGGTCCAGCTCTTCATCGTGCTCGGGATGACGGTAGGGTGGATCTCCTCCTACATGATCCGTGTGGCCAACAAGGACATGACCTACGCCACGCAGCTCAGGAACTACGAGAAGCAAGTCATGGAG AAACGGCTGGAGAGCCtgtcggaggcggagctgcaggtGCTGCTGGagcaggtggaggaggagaaggaacgcCTGCCGCCGATGAGGAGGGATCAGGGTATCACCATCAacaggaagacggaggatcaaaccactGCCAACTGA